The following nucleotide sequence is from Bactrocera oleae isolate idBacOlea1 chromosome 2, idBacOlea1, whole genome shotgun sequence.
CTATATACTCACGAGTCTTTAGGTTACAAACTCTCACCACTCAATAGCTCACTCAGTATTACTGTGGGAAAATAATGTCTAATTATAAAATCACAACAATTATTATGCAATCTAATGAGGCGTTAACTACTGAATGGGTTCAATTGACAGTGCATGCGAAAAGTATgtttaaacacacatacaactaAGCGTTTATTCCACTACAAATTCTTGTTACAAAAGCCGGCATTATTTATACGAAAGTGTGAAGTAAACAAatcaataaacaaattattagaatatacttacatacatatgtgtataaaagtaataattgtTTGATCAAAAGCATTtatgtaataattaattttagccatttttatttgaatactatttatttttatatattgttatttatattttggtttattattgctatttttacAGTTAATACGCATGCGAAAAGAGGAATAACGGGTGTTGTACGTTGTATAAGAACACTAAACTTGGTGAAAACATAAATCGTGCTTCTGCAGTTACTTATTAAGTTAAATCAAGATGGCGCTTTTTGGGATGGTCTCGGCTGTTTCGGGCTTTATAAAAATTCGAAATCTCTTGGATCGTGCGGTTATCGATAACATGGTCTTTCGTTGCCATTATAGAATTACAACAGCATTATTGTTTGTTTGCTGCATTATTGTAAcggcaaataatttaattggtgagtattactttgaaaaaaaatcatttgaaggcaacaataaataatatatatacaataaataataataataaaatacaactgAATTCATTACAAGAGCAAGAGGGAGTGGTATTATCTCGAACGTGGTATCAATCATGGTATTCTATTGAAATTTACTTGAAGTTAGTTAATTGTTCGATTCGGTAATATTTGAAAAGTGGCTCAGCGACACGACAGCCAACAAACCAACAAAATTAGATGAGACAATATAAagtacaaaatgaaaaaaaaaattaataaaagttttaatagcataaaaaatatatgcaataaaattaaaaaaaaaaaaaacaaagaagcaATCAGGACATTAGCCAATTTAAATTAGACCAGAATAATATAGTAAAGAATATTATTAAAGATAAACataaacagaaaacaaaaattaaaaaaaaattacacaatatttcacaatatagataaatatttaataaattttatgatatacttttttcaatttatacaaaatttcataaattaaataatgtataataaaaattgcaaacacaaaaaaattaaaactaaaaataatatacttatacaaataaatttaaaaaaatataaataattgtaaagtggaataaataaaaatattttttttttaattcaagcaattctaaaattaataaGTAAATACTAAAAATAGACATAAAAAGCTaacgaaaattaattattatataataaacaataaattcaaataaagtggaaataaagaaagtaaatacaaaaattatttaacgttatatttaaaaaaccaaacaaaaaaaaaaaggattaaacaaaattgaaacgaaaaaaaatttattatttacaaaaaaccaaaaaaaaatatatatacgtgcatacgtatgtacatatatataaaccaataaaaaatgtccacaaaaaattaaaaatcagacGAATAGATTCCATgtgaattaataaaatagtatatagctaaaattgttaaataaatatttgaattaacaTCTATAAACAGACTAATCCAAACACGTTTAcctaaatcaaatatttgtattcagATACAATGCAGCAATAAATTAGCAAGTTCACACATAAAACGTAAATCGAATTTGATAATTGCAGGAAAATATACGGGATGACAAAAGATCTAGAGTGAAAAGCGTGACTTCTTATGAATTGGCGGCGACAAAAAgccgcaaacacacacacgtatgaatataatatgtgtgaAATGCATGCGAGTTCGATTTATGCTAGGCAATAAACTTTCaccatacataaacatatatgcgctcacatacaaacacaaacatacagTTGCAATTGCAACGCCCAAGCCACCCATAACGCTGACAAAACTAGATAAGCTCCCGCCTGCAGCTTTGCACTGAGCTCATTTCAGCGTTTTACACCTTTTTAAGATACTCACAATGCATTTGGCGCAAGCGTTTAGTAACGGTGTGTAAATTGAGTAGAGcacgtttttaaaattttttttttaagtttttatttattcacctgttgttctttttatttgttagcATTTTGCGCAAAACTGCACAATTAGCAGAATGCTGCGAGTAGTCGGTAAAAGTGAACAACGGGGCGCTGCAGGGTGTTGCCAGAGAGGTTATtgatttattgtaatttatattaaagtgtatttttcaaatttattttcaaaacacaaTTGTTGTTAAGCGACActtttgtgaaattatttttgtttgctaagttgctattattgtttttttttttgttttgtgaaatcgatatttgctttaaaatttcgcaaaatatcagttgcaaacaacaaaaagaaaaatagtgATCTCAGCTGTTTCTACTTAAGATCTAAacgccatatacatatactcgtatgtattactatatgaatatatacatatatttatatgtatgcagtCATGCAAATACCGCGCTTGAGCGAAACCTCGATTCCAGCTGAATGTAATATGATAAGTGAGTTTCGTTTTTTTCTCATTTGTTACGCTTTTGTTTTCCTTAATTGCTTTTAACATAcagtatatatttgtgtatatatttatgtatatataccttcCTAAGTGCCTAAAACTATGTaagtgtgattttttttaatttcttctgaCGAATCAACGAGTTGAATGTCACGTAAATGGCGCAAACCGCAAACTTTAGTGATTTATCAGAATTTATAAGGGTATTGTAGCACGATGTGGAGCATGAATCATATAAAATTATCGAATTTGCTAAAAGCCTTAAAtttgcaatatacatatgtatgtatagcagaatatcaagtttttatttttttaaactgttttgggattaaaaattaaaaatctaatctaatttttaatccaagatgtttgggttgaaaaattttaaattttgtattttgatttaatagtaaaaattaaaaattaaatttttaatctcaaatcaggaaaaacgttaacttcggttgcatcgaagctagaatatccttcacaaataaaaaagtttccgtaTAAGAACTAGATTTTgctcgttctgtttgtatgtcagctacatCATATAGTGCTCAAatctaaaacaatttttcagaTATATTAGCGTTgccttaataataataatccatgccgaattagGTGAAGAAAtcctgtcaaataaaagagtttttcatacaagaacttaatttgattgctcagtttgtatggcagctatgttaCATATTATAgcggtccaatatcggcggctCTGACAAATATGCAGCTTTTTGAGGAGAaaaagatgtgtgcaaaattgcagatcgatatcccaaaaactgaaagactagcttgcgtatatacagacagacgactttgtggcaaacttaataaaccatGTTTAGGgataaaatataaatcgttTGAATGTGTAAGTCTGAATGAATGCTCGTGGCTAGTCTTGACAGTTTAAGAAAGGTGTGTTGGTAAAACTGTTTCGCATAAAGAAACTTTAAAATCTTAACTGAGGAAGaatattttttgccattttatttgttattacaatTACAGGAGAACTGTGAAggacatttttttcataaaacctTACAATTTTTGGAGAGTTGAGAAACAGAAATAAAGAAACACATTGctaaaagagaaaattttaaaattgtgaaaatattcGACCAATTTAAATGCAATGCTATGTTTCGTATTGGTTCTGGCTACTCATGAAGTCTTGACAGTTTTTTCAGAAACCAATTCAAATGAGATTTTTTCGCagcattaataaattttaaaatcatttcaCAAACTAATTTTAAGCCACTCCCTTAATTAATCCCCTGACGACTGAAGACAGCTATGCTAatgagcaaattaaaaaaaaaaaaaggttcacTTTTATTTACCTGAATATTACAAAATCTGTAAAATCGGTCAATTAATGaattcataattaaaataatttaaacttttaatataagtacatatgtgatTAGTTGAAGTTCTGGATACAACAAGCGCTAGCATTTTCAAGCAGAAAAAATTTGGTGTAGGAGCACTTGCGTtcatgaaaagtaaaaaaaaaacttaaaaaatatctcAACGCACATATGTAGATAAGCATGCGTTCCTAATGGAGAGGCACTTCCTAAAATTCAGATCGGCTGCGTCAGTTCCAAATTGGCTTAGCAGTCATCAAGCAaagagaaaaattcaaaataataaggGACAAGTGCTAAGCCATGGTTGCACTCTATATGCAATACCTTtcgtatgtacatactcgtacatatatgtaaatatatatatcatacaaaCATACGCAACTGCGttcgatgtacatacataagtacatatatttgtaactgCTTGACACacaatgtttatttattatttttcactgcATATCTGTGAGTGGTTTGGCTCCGTATTTTGCTGGTAAGCCACCAGCGAGTCGCTCGGCAactcaaaaaatcaaaactgGATTTCAGCATGCATGCATATTAATTCAGAGATAAGCATGTACGGTTGTATTCATGTCTGcccatattttattttgtcagcagaaaaactcaaataaaacaattttagaaGTGTACAAAAGTTAGACGCTACaaaaagaaaccaaaaaataaaaaataccagaaaaaaaaaattttttttttcgaatataatataaaattttgctagtataataaaaccaaaaacactCAAACTTAGTGCACTCAGCTCATATCTGGTTAGGGCGTGCAAGCTGaacatacaataaaaaaaataataataaataaatacataaaacacTTAATAAATAggcaaataaaaatcaaattaaatatggaattaaatacaaaatgtatatttgtatgtatcattcaaatataatatatatatagatatatgcatCATATGCAACTGACCGGTCTACAGTGCAAGTGTTCTtgatgtaaaacttttttttatttatttaaatttttataaaaatcagcCGATAGGCACATATGagtttcaaatacatacatacatacatttaaaccACATACAAGTAAGCGGCATGATTAAATGTTACAAGCCTTTGCACTtgcatcatacatacatacattatgtatatgtgtaattgAGCATGTTAATTTAGATATTCTTAAGCCTTACGAGTAAATCGTTTTAAGCCCAGCTTAGCCCAATCACACGCTTCTTAATGACGCCGCGTGGGCGGATTAAATCACAGCGTCtgcgtaaaatttaaatacgaGTGGATATTAGTCGACACAGCGGGCGAGTGTATCAAGTGgaatttttcacatataaaaacataGGCACATACACTTacgtttatatacatacgtatatatgtacatatatacatatgcatatatacatatgcaacttAGTGCATGGAGCAGTCGCTTAAACGTGTAATACTTTTAGGTCAACTATgagataaacaagaaaaaactttgacTTCGGctgaaccgaagctataatacccttcataggtaaaaaaaaagtttccatacaggaacttgatttttatgggtcagtttgtatggtagattAATGATATAGAggtccaatccaaacaatttgttcggagattgttcTGCTGCCTTGCACAATACttttgtcaaatttcgtgaagatatcatgttaaataaaaaggttttccgtacaaggactacatttgaaaaatttgttggaaGATTGTATCGTTGCCTATGACAATCATCCGTGCCgagtttcgtaaagatatcttgtcaaatataaacgatttttatacaaaaatttgattttgatcgttcagtgtgtatggtttcgacaaatgagtagcttcttggatagaaaaggacgtgtgtttcaaatcgttatctcaaaaactgagggactacttcgccacagacgtacatggctaaatcgactcagctcgtcacactaatcatttatatattttttaaatgatctCCGACGAATTTCGTCTATTGCACATTCACTATAACTACAAGTGAAAATACATGatttgaaatttgattttttttaaatctcttGACTGAAGTGTTtgcgaaaagaaataaaaaattttaaatcctcttgAGGTGATATACCCCACAAACATCCTTGTTCAATAAACCTATTGAGAATTACAGCGTTACGTTAAATAATAAGAACAATTTGTGGTCGCTGAAACAACATGAAGCGAAAACCACTTGTGCGTACTTTGACCAGAAAAAGTTCCTCAAAAAATGTTTGCGGGTATCATACTATTCTTAAACCTCTTCTGGTCGAGTCTCTGATCTACTAACTACTTtagcaaaataattataatttttaaataaatcataGTTTTTTGATTTATGCTTCCTTATGTAAATGCCACAAAGTGCGGCATATTTCTATACGCCGGCATACCATTAATTATTAAAACTCAATTTTACgacaaaattttacaagaaaaattgcaagaaaaagttttcaaataaaaataatttttcaggcGATCCCATCGCATGCATCAATGATGGCTCCATACCAATGCATGTCATCAACACATTCTGTTGGATTACATACACGTTCACCATACCCGGTCAGCAGCACCGTCAAATTGGCACCGATGTCGCAGCGCACGGCCTGGGCAATGAATATGGACAAGAGAAGCGCTATCACAGCTACTATCAGTGGGTGCCATTTGTGTTGTTCTTCCAGGTGAGTGGACACAAATTTACgcgtgaaaattaaattaattttttgtttgttattttttaaattttagggACTCATGTTCTATGTACCGCATTGGATTTGGAAGAATCTGGAAGATGGCAAAATGCGCAATATCACCGAAGGTTTACGCGGTTTCATTACTATGCCCGAAGATTACCGCAAAGATCGGCAAGCACGCATCTTAAAATACTTGAAGGATAGCTTGAATTCGCATAGCAGTTACTCGTTTGCTTACTACTTCTGTGAGGCCTTGAATTTCGCCAATGTCGTGCTGAATATCTTTTTGGTGGATAAATTTTTGGGTGGCGCTTTCATGACGTACGGCACCGATGTGATCAAATTCTCAAATATGGATCAGGAGCGTCGTTTCGATCCGATGATTGAAATATTTCCACGCTTAACGAAGTGTACTTTCCGCAAATTCGGCCCGGGCGGTTCACCACAGACACACGATACGTTGTGTGTGTTGGCATTGAATATTTTGAATgagaaaatttacattttcttgtGGTAAGCTGTTGATGGTGTTGCTGGTTATGATgacaaatttgtaattttttttattttaacaggTTCTGGTTCATCATTTTATCAGTGCTCTCTGGCTTGGCTTTAATTTACTCACTTACCGTTATAATGATGCCGACAACACGCGAAACCATTATCAAACGCTCGTATCGTACGGGACAGAGCAAGGAAATCCAATTTTTGATACGCCATTTGGATGTGAGTTTTGGagaatacaattatatatatatattttatttatatatgtatattagtttattgaatttaataataactgaTCCATTTTTGCATTTGCACAGATTGGCGACTTCTTGGTTTTGCACTTTTTGGGACAGAACATCAGTACAAAATATTACTGTGACTTGGTACAGGAGCTTTCCCGTCAACTCGGTGCTTCGCGTACTCCATCTGCGCCCTCCACCTTGGAGATGCATCCCATGTATCCGCAAGTAGATCGATTCGGCAAGGAGACCGAGACATAAATTCGTGCACAGTTGGCGGAAGGGAGCGAAAAAGTGCaaacaaaaaccgaaaattgaacaaaaaagctaaaaattaatGACAAGAAAGTTAAAATGCccttaaaaactacaaaaacaaaaccacatAGGCAAGCAAATGGAAAAACGAATGAAGAGACGAAATCGCTAACAGCAGTCAGCGCTCGTAGTTCTGCTGGTTACTGTCAGCTTGACACTTCGCGCGAAAACATCCCACTACTCAACTCAATGCACCTGCGCTccactacaaataaaaaaaatcgaaagacAAACAACCACAGCAATAACGGCAAATACTGTGTGTTTTAAAATACTGGCAAAGcagtaaattttaaaagcacAAAATTAGCGGAACTTCGATTTCGAAATAGCggaaagcaataaatattgccaaaaagacaaattaagcaacaacaaaaaaattacatttgcaAGCCTTTTGCAACACATTCACGCGCAAAATAAGCTAAACACAGACATCATAGAATTTTTATGTGTTAAAGGCATACCTTACGTTGTCCAATATTTATTGCTCCAAGCCAATACACGCAGAACTTATACTTGCttgatataatattaataattgtgAAGCCGTAATTCCCCCTTCCATTTTCacaactttttaactttttatatgcGCATTtcttatacttacatatactatGACTTTTTAGTACATAAGTTAAATATTGTAAGCATTTAGATTTTACTTGAATGATCttttacataccatacatacatacataaatattaaaagctggaaatttgtttaagttaaatcttaaaagaaaacaacaaaaacaaaaaataaaaaaaaatacaattagtATACATTTGATAAAGTGTTTAGATAAGCTAAAGTTTAGAAATTCATGTACGAAAATGCGAATATTGTGATTGTTAGGGAGacttctttaaataaatttttctattttatgaaGCGATAATCAACAGCTATTGTGTATTCATTAAGAAATTATATGTGGTGTTGTAGTGATCCGTTCCGCTCGCAATCTTGGCAAATACTTTATATGTAAAAGTAGAATTTGAtacgttaatttttttcttgatatttaaatttttttaagtcgaAACATTTTCTATTGGATTGGCGTCTGGTGTCTGTGGGGGCCAATCTAAAGTAACACTACGGTTTTCTTGTTTCCATTGAGTGCTGAGTCTGCTCCTATGTTTTGGATCATTTTCTTTTTGCAGTATCCAATCATGGCTTTTTTTGTCGTAAAGCTGACTTTAGGAAaccatttttatacaattttatcgtTCTAACGTCGTTTAGATCTCCAGTGAGACCCCTCAAAACCCCAAATTCATGAGCAGAGTAGCATCCATaaacaataaaatgtaaaatcaccaaaaacttgagaaaaataacaaaaaagaaacgaAATTGCGAAAGCGTTAGATCACACACCAATTACTGCCAGTTTCTTTGATCAACTGGTATAGTTTATTCGATTCGGTAGTCTCTATCTAGTGCAACTTCATTGGAGATGAATTTCGACTTAGTCCAAAATTTCCTTAGCAAAAATAGAAATTCAAAGTAGGGGGTGAGTTACCATATTTGACCGCGACAATAATATCTTTGACAAACTCAGCACATGAATAACGTTTAATTTTTGTTCCTTAGGTAGGCTGCAACCTACTGCATCTATGCCACTATATTGGAGTAGCGTAATTGATGGCCGGCCGcccgattgccttgtaagtgGCCAGCAATGGTTCTTTGTTCTCACCCCAGGTGCCACCGGCTAGCGATTTGAGGATCTTGTTGTGCCTCAGACTATCAAACGTAGTTCTCAAAATGTTGGGGTTTTTAACTGTTAGAGTTTTAACGTCATCGACATAAGAGGTCTAGTCTGTATTCCTTCGTCCAGTTAGTGAATATGGTCGGAGTGAAGTTATCATGGGGGAGTGTTAGGCTCATTGCAATGAAAAAGCGAGAAAggttaatgtaaaaaaataataataaaatataaaagttttaaatatatagcgCTCAACCGTTTTTATGTTTCTAAAATTATTGGTTATAAGTGTCTCATATTTTTAATTGGAAGTGTCAGTGGACACCGTTATATACCAgagtttaaaaagtttaataaatatatagtaaaaatttgaaagctctgtgttttttcatttcactaaaaaaatccgaaaaaaattaaaaaaaaaggacgGCCGTTACATGGGGTGGCCGCCTTACCACGCCAAATGAAAAAgtggtttatttaaaaaaaaaaaaaaatattgcccaCTTTGCGGCCCTGTTTTCCGAAACGTAAGAAACGTTaggtatacaaatttatttccgATCTTTATAAAACCGTTTAAAATGGTGAGAATTAGGAAAGATCTCAGAgttgttgatttattttatatttaatacatatatagaaattgtACTGTATACTTGTATTCATGCATTTATTCTTAAGCATTCACTTACCGATTTCCCCAATCAATGCGCGAAACAACCAATGTTTGCAATTCCAATGTTTGGTCTTGCGTCAATGTGGCACCTAACAGCTCGCGTCGACACTCTAAGATGGACAACATTACTTTTCGTAATGTGAGAAATTTGTACGTTTCTCGATCCTTTAGATTacgtaattataaaaaacaaatatattatataattttagttttttcttcttcattGTACAAACCACATAAAGTTTCTTCCATATTTCCGACCATTCACGCAGGACTTGTGTACATTCGGCGACTACGGGATCAATTTTCGACAGATCcttaatatgtatataggtttTGGGGAAGATTCCGACAGCACGGGACTTGCGCGCACATGTGCCACGATACCAGTTTTTGCATTCTTCCAGAATTTCAACAGAATCGCCCACGTCGAGCGCCAGACCGAAACGGACATCACCATGCCAATTGTGTATGGCTGTAAAAAACGAAAGAGGttgatatattgtattattaaatatagtcATTTaggaaatttatttagaaatttgtTGTATAAATTCAATCCaactaaatactattttattCTTCTACAACACTCAACCGGTTTTTCAAATTATCAacacagctcatcatgctgatcatttatgaatatatacggtctccgacgtttccttctgagtgctACAAAgtccgtggcaaacttaatataccctgttcagggtataagaatGCAAAAGAATTCTAGCTTTGCTTAGAATAAGGTCAAATAATCGGTAAATATTGTAATACCTCGTTAATTGATATGCTTTGAGTCAACATAATATTTTCACCGATGAATGGTTCGAAAAGCTTATTGATTGAATCTAACCTGAAGGCTTTTTAtcacgcttttattagcttcacctgtatgtttttatgtttgaaacttttttctgtgcaaacgataacttgaAACTACACTACATAGGTTCCTTTGGACCTAAGAGaggtcggtattgcagatgggcataatcggccACGCCCACCAAACGAAATTGAAAGAAAACcaataaagtgctataactaatcactaaattaaaataccgaACTGTAATTTGGTCCCCTGGATCATGGTAATAAGGGACACCTATtggctgaattttttttttagtgcgCGTAGCCCCGCCAATaattggtttaatgtacatattttccaaACCACTGAAGCTAACTCATCCAAATTTGCTGGGAAGAAGTATTTTTAGCACTCTTTTATACGCagtaaaaatgggtaaaatcagaaaataaccacgctcactccccatataacggttatgttgaaaactacataagcaataaatttcacaaacaagatggcAGGGAAGAGCTTTACAGAaggaggtgtaaaaattggcACCACAAATCTTTAGATGAAATCCTATAGCTCAGGAACTATCGAATTAAttccaaccaaatttggtgtgtgacgTTACCCAACCATTCCTATCACACATTGTGAAAATAAGCAGAATCGTAGTATTTTTGACTTTCTGGTTGAGCTTGTGccgtatattatatgtatatcggtCAACAAGTGTGATATTTTAGGGTCCAGATTTTGGTTTGACTTTTCCTCCATATACCCACCCTATTGAATTTTATCTATGATCCTTGTAAATTGCGAGATTATAAAGGTTCACCTACAACGAAAGTTAGCCTTTCCTAACTTGTTCAAATACACTTCACTCATTTACATAAGGATATAGTATAGTTATGTCGGTGTGCATATCGGTATATGCTTTGTAAATAGTCAGCTGTATTGTAATTTTGGTTCAACGCTCCGATAAAACAAACGCACCTtaactctatatatataatttgtctacattagctatgtacatatttatgtacagtCAACCCTCCTATAAGCGGTGAGTGCGTACCGCGTTATATGGAAACCAATAAGAAcaagataaattaaaaaataattatttgtactgaATTGAAGAGTTTCTATGACGAAATTATgccaaaactaaactaaaaaaaactgttttccaacaaaaacaagaaagacttttgtaaaatttattctTTCAACACTCATCCTCGCTGACAGATAATATGAGTCGCCTAACTCATATtcttttaataagcaaaatgtCTTCCTCACTTGGCGCATCTTCACAttggtttttatactctcgcaacttgttgctatagagtataatagttttgttaacggttgtttgtatcacctaaaactaatcgtattagatgaagagacgagttgaaatccgggtgactgtttgtccgtctgtctgtctgtgcaagctgtaacttgtgtaaaaattgatatatctttatgaaacttggtacacatgtttcttgatattgcagatgggcgtaatcggaccactgccatgctcacaaaactccattaatcaaaaacaaataaattgccataacaaagctccacaacaagatacaagactcttatttggtatacaggatcacaatagtaatgggcatctgcagttaaacatttttttaagtgggcgtggtcccgccccctaataagtttaatgtgcatatctcctatacctttgaagctataataacaaaattcactggtaacaaatgtttttagcatctgtGTCgccggtgtgaaaatgggtgaaaccgggtgacaaccccgcccactccccatataacggtactgttaaaaactactaaaagcgcgataaatcaagcactaaacaagccagatacattaaattttatctctgggatgatataagatgattttatagaaacagtgttcaaaatttgatagtgtgcgtggcaccgcccacttttaggtgaaaacccatatcttgggatctgcttaaccgatttcatccaaattcggtacataatattcttccatataacatcattttaaattccatctgattttttcactttccagtatgcaaatcgagcaacaatgattatatcggcgttaaactttgcgtgaataatacgtttaaagtatgccaccttgtgaccagaaATGATCTAAATTGatccaaaactgttcaagcccctaggtactgaatatgttgaccccagtgcctgtacttgactttttaccgaaaatagcgGTCAACAtccaaggcggcaagatccacaaagaaatctaaaacgagtataccatttg
It contains:
- the Inx3 gene encoding innexin inx3, whose protein sequence is MALFGMVSAVSGFIKIRNLLDRAVIDNMVFRCHYRITTALLFVCCIIVTANNLIGDPIACINDGSIPMHVINTFCWITYTFTIPGQQHRQIGTDVAAHGLGNEYGQEKRYHSYYQWVPFVLFFQGLMFYVPHWIWKNLEDGKMRNITEGLRGFITMPEDYRKDRQARILKYLKDSLNSHSSYSFAYYFCEALNFANVVLNIFLVDKFLGGAFMTYGTDVIKFSNMDQERRFDPMIEIFPRLTKCTFRKFGPGGSPQTHDTLCVLALNILNEKIYIFLWFWFIILSVLSGLALIYSLTVIMMPTTRETIIKRSYRTGQSKEIQFLIRHLDIGDFLVLHFLGQNISTKYYCDLVQELSRQLGASRTPSAPSTLEMHPMYPQVDRFGKETET